Genomic window (Lutra lutra chromosome 6, mLutLut1.2, whole genome shotgun sequence):
TCCCGAGGCCTCTCCGCTCTCCCGGACTCCAGCCGCACCCTGGGGACACGGGACTGAAAGTCGCGAGGAGGAGAGACGCACGCGAAGCTTCTGTCCCTCCTGCGGCTGCACGGTGTCCACGTGTGCAAACCGAGCGAGCCCCTCCCCGCCACCGTAAGGTGCGCGTCTGCGGACACCCCTGGCGCGCTCGGAGAGCACGTGCAGTCCCAGGGGGCGCCCAGCCGTCACTTCTCCACCTTCTTGGCCTTCTTCAGAATGTCGCATTTCTTCCTGTTGGGGCGGCGGCACCGCTCGTCGATGCTCGGGATGCACTCGTAGTGCCACACCTCCTCCATCTTCTCCACCGGGTACACGGCCTCCACGTAGTGGCGGATGAGCCGCAGCCGTGTGGGGTCCAGCTGCTTCTTGTTGCAGGCGCCGGAGTGGTTGTACTGCAGCCGGAGGTTTTCGGCCGTGAAGAGTTCCGGGAAGAGCCGGACCAGGAGCCGCGCGGCGAAGTTGCCCACCGACAGGCTCTGCTGCACGATCTCGCGTACCTCCTTGTCCGACAGCAGGTACGGCGGAGGCACCGGGAAGTCGGGCGAGGGGACCACCAGCTCGTCCAGGGGGATCTTGCAGAAGTCCTTGCTGCTCCTTTCAGGGGGCAGCGGGGGCCCCTCGAACTCCTCTCGGAACCGCTCGGGGTTGATGGCGTAGCTCGTCAGGTCCCTGCACTCGGGGCCCGGCACGTGCACCTTGCGCTGCTGCTGGTAGGAGCGCCGCTGCTCCGTGTCGCGGCGCCGGCAGCGCTCGTCCAGCTTGCCCACGAACTCCAGCGTCCAGACGCGGTCGTTCTTGGCGCGCGGGTAGAGCAGCTGCACGTAGTGGCGGATGAGCTTGATGCGGGACGGGTCCAGCTGCTTCTTGCCCAGGGAGCCGCTGCAGTTGTACTGCTTGCGCAGGTTCTCGTGCGTGAAGAGCTCGGGGAAGAGGTGCACCAGCAGGCGCGAGGCAAAGTTACCGATGGACAGGCTGCTCTCGTAGATGCTGCGCAGctgctccttgctgagcaggcaGTCGGCGCCCGGCACCTCGAAGTCGGGCTGCGGGATCTCCAGCTTGTCGAAGTCGATGGGCACCAGCCAGATCTTCTTGGACCGCCGGCCGGGCCGCTCGCCCTCAAAGCTGTCTTCCACCTTGACCACGGAGATGTCGTCGGGCAGGCTGGAGGAGTCGTAGCAGTCGTCGCGCGCTGGCTCGCCCTCGCTGCCCCCGTCCAGCGCCAGGCCCTCGAGCTCGTCGTTGAGGCGCTGGGCGCACTGCTGCAGccaggcctcctcctcctgcacGTCGGGGAAGTAGATCTCCGTGTAGTTGCGGATGATCCGCAGCCGCTGCGGGTCCAGCTCCTGCTTGCCGCCGTCCCCGTAGCAGCTGTACTGCTCGCCCAGCTTCCGGTGGTCGAAGAGCTCCGGGAAGAGCCGGTGCAGGAGGAAGACGGCGAACTCGCCAGGGGACGAGGCTTCGTCCAGGAACTCGGTGAGGTCCTGCGTGTCCACCACGTGGTCTGAGGCGATGGTGCTGCTCCGGTCCAGGGACAGGGCCTCCTCCTGGTCCTTGTTGTCCAGGAAGTGGCTGGCATCTACCTGTTCCGCCTCGAAGAAGCTGGCCACCTGGCCGCTGGGCTGGCTGTCCTCCATCTCCCGCTGGGCCCAGAAGCGGCTAAAGAAGTCGTTCAGCTGGGGCAGACACTCGGCCTGCCACACGGCCGTGTCCCTCACCGACGGGTAGTAGACCTCCACATAGTCGCGGATAAGCTGCAGGTGCAGCGACTCCAGCTTGCGCTTGGCCGCAAAGCCACAGGCGCTGCAGCCGCGGGAGAAGTCCACGTCGCTGAAGAGCTCGGGGAAGAGCTGCACCAGCAGGCGGCAGGCCAGGTCGCCGCCCGACAGGCTCTGGTCCACGATCTGCTTGAGCTCCGCCGCCGTGAGCTGGTACTCGGGGGGCGGCTGGAACTTGGCCACCAGCTCAGTGGGGCTCACCTGCTTCTTGATGCGGCTCACCTCCAGGGAGAGCAGGTCCACCTTGCTGTGCAGCTGGGACATGTTGGAAGAGAGTGTGTTGAGCATATAGAACATCTTCTGGATCAGAAAGTAGATGTTGGGGTCCCCATCGGTGGTGGCCGCCGCGGTGCCAGCGCAGTCCCGCTTCTGCGGCTCGTTCAGGAGCCGCAGGGGCGAGGGGCTGTTGCTAGAGTTGGCCTTGTCAAAGAGCTCGTACGTGCCCAGCAAGTCGCCAGCGGGAGGGTTCTTCTTCTCCATGATCTTGTGCGAGATGCCGTACAAGGGTTTTTTGTAGGACGGGGTGCTCATGTCGCCGCAGGGCTCCTCCTCACCAGGCCATGCGGAGCCCAAGTTCTTGCCCCTGCCGGCCTGCTCCCCGTTGCCCTGGCAGGGCGAGCTGTTCTCACGGTTCCGCATGCCTGCGAGGAGGGCCTGGAAAACAGACAGCGTGTTAGGCTCTGATTTACTACACGATGCGTGGGTCCGAGGCACACAGGGGTGCcgaggtcccccccccccctcggACGTGCGTGAGGAACCACCTCCCTCGCCCCGGCTCACCCTGCCAGGCCAGGAACGCACAGCTGACACAGCCTTACATGCCCGCCCTGAgcagctccctctccctcctcctagtCCCTGATGGAGGCTCTGGCCGGCCAGAAGGCTCCCACTTCCTGCAGGACACCGCTGCCGTGCCTCCTGCACACAAGGCCGGCTGGGCAACAGCCCTGCCAGGGACTCCAGAGCGACCACCAGGGCAAGAGGAGCCCCCAGGGCGGGGGTCCGGCACCTCACTGACGTGGGCCTCCGGGGGCTCTCCCACAGGGGATCGGGACTCCTGCCTACAGCCGCTCAGGAAGACAATGGTGTGTCTGCCGGTCTGCAGCCTCGAGGACAGCAGACAGGCCCTGAGGTGAGACATGGGGAGCACAGAACGGGGATCTGCGGCAACTCTACCACTGCCCAGCGTGACCTCTTATCTCAGGCTGCGAAAGGGCTGGCTCAGAACGTCCCAGAGCTCATGCAGCTGTGGGCTGCACAGGGTGACGGGGTCCCCAGGTTTCTGAGTTGCCATCTCCTGCTGGCCCCGCAGCCATTCTCAAAGAGCTGCAGGAGACAAGCCCCAGT
Coding sequences:
- the BEND3 gene encoding BEN domain-containing protein 3 isoform X2, whose product is MRAPRSLERSLGTFAAMHALLAGMRNRENSSPCQGNGEQAGRGKNLGSAWPGEEEPCGDMSTPSYKKPLYGISHKIMEKKNPPAGDLLGTYELFDKANSSNSPSPLRLLNEPQKRDCAGTAAATTDGDPNIYFLIQKMFYMLNTLSSNMSQLHSKVDLLSLEVSRIKKQVSPTELVAKFQPPPEYQLTAAELKQIVDQSLSGGDLACRLLVQLFPELFSDVDFSRGCSACGFAAKRKLESLHLQLIRDYVEVYYPSVRDTAVWQAECLPQLNDFFSRFWAQREMEDSQPSGQVASFFEAEQVDASHFLDNKDQEEALSLDRSSTIASDHVVDTQDLTEFLDEASSPGEFAVFLLHRLFPELFDHRKLGEQYSCYGDGGKQELDPQRLRIIRNYTEIYFPDVQEEEAWLQQCAQRLNDELEGLALDGGSEGEPARDDCYDSSSLPDDISVVKVEDSFEGERPGRRSKKIWLVPIDFDKLEIPQPDFEVPGADCLLSKEQLRSIYESSLSIGNFASRLLVHLFPELFTHENLRKQYNCSGSLGKKQLDPSRIKLIRHYVQLLYPRAKNDRVWTLEFVGKLDERCRRRDTEQRRSYQQQRKVHVPGPECRDLTSYAINPERFREEFEGPPLPPERSSKDFCKIPLDELVVPSPDFPVPPPYLLSDKEVREIVQQSLSVGNFAARLLVRLFPELFTAENLRLQYNHSGACNKKQLDPTRLRLIRHYVEAVYPVEKMEEVWHYECIPSIDERCRRPNRKKCDILKKAKKVEK
- the BEND3 gene encoding BEN domain-containing protein 3 isoform X3 — protein: MWEALLAGMRNRENSSPCQGNGEQAGRGKNLGSAWPGEEEPCGDMSTPSYKKPLYGISHKIMEKKNPPAGDLLGTYELFDKANSSNSPSPLRLLNEPQKRDCAGTAAATTDGDPNIYFLIQKMFYMLNTLSSNMSQLHSKVDLLSLEVSRIKKQVSPTELVAKFQPPPEYQLTAAELKQIVDQSLSGGDLACRLLVQLFPELFSDVDFSRGCSACGFAAKRKLESLHLQLIRDYVEVYYPSVRDTAVWQAECLPQLNDFFSRFWAQREMEDSQPSGQVASFFEAEQVDASHFLDNKDQEEALSLDRSSTIASDHVVDTQDLTEFLDEASSPGEFAVFLLHRLFPELFDHRKLGEQYSCYGDGGKQELDPQRLRIIRNYTEIYFPDVQEEEAWLQQCAQRLNDELEGLALDGGSEGEPARDDCYDSSSLPDDISVVKVEDSFEGERPGRRSKKIWLVPIDFDKLEIPQPDFEVPGADCLLSKEQLRSIYESSLSIGNFASRLLVHLFPELFTHENLRKQYNCSGSLGKKQLDPSRIKLIRHYVQLLYPRAKNDRVWTLEFVGKLDERCRRRDTEQRRSYQQQRKVHVPGPECRDLTSYAINPERFREEFEGPPLPPERSSKDFCKIPLDELVVPSPDFPVPPPYLLSDKEVREIVQQSLSVGNFAARLLVRLFPELFTAENLRLQYNHSGACNKKQLDPTRLRLIRHYVEAVYPVEKMEEVWHYECIPSIDERCRRPNRKKCDILKKAKKVEK
- the BEND3 gene encoding BEN domain-containing protein 3 isoform X1 yields the protein MNSTEFSEDVEEVLKNNTVKVETEAEDAALDCSVSSRSSEKHPLDCVFTALQDSSKRKQPGGDGQPDSVPGVKRRRLIPEALLAGMRNRENSSPCQGNGEQAGRGKNLGSAWPGEEEPCGDMSTPSYKKPLYGISHKIMEKKNPPAGDLLGTYELFDKANSSNSPSPLRLLNEPQKRDCAGTAAATTDGDPNIYFLIQKMFYMLNTLSSNMSQLHSKVDLLSLEVSRIKKQVSPTELVAKFQPPPEYQLTAAELKQIVDQSLSGGDLACRLLVQLFPELFSDVDFSRGCSACGFAAKRKLESLHLQLIRDYVEVYYPSVRDTAVWQAECLPQLNDFFSRFWAQREMEDSQPSGQVASFFEAEQVDASHFLDNKDQEEALSLDRSSTIASDHVVDTQDLTEFLDEASSPGEFAVFLLHRLFPELFDHRKLGEQYSCYGDGGKQELDPQRLRIIRNYTEIYFPDVQEEEAWLQQCAQRLNDELEGLALDGGSEGEPARDDCYDSSSLPDDISVVKVEDSFEGERPGRRSKKIWLVPIDFDKLEIPQPDFEVPGADCLLSKEQLRSIYESSLSIGNFASRLLVHLFPELFTHENLRKQYNCSGSLGKKQLDPSRIKLIRHYVQLLYPRAKNDRVWTLEFVGKLDERCRRRDTEQRRSYQQQRKVHVPGPECRDLTSYAINPERFREEFEGPPLPPERSSKDFCKIPLDELVVPSPDFPVPPPYLLSDKEVREIVQQSLSVGNFAARLLVRLFPELFTAENLRLQYNHSGACNKKQLDPTRLRLIRHYVEAVYPVEKMEEVWHYECIPSIDERCRRPNRKKCDILKKAKKVEK